A segment of the Gemmatimonadales bacterium genome:
CAGCTCCACGACCAGGGCAAACCGGTTGCCGCGCACCACCACGTCATGATCCTGTCCAGCGTTGGAGAAGCTTGGGAATGTCAGCGGCCCAGCTCGCCTGCCGGGTTCCGAACGGGTAGGCGACGTGGCTCGAATCGTCTGGGGAAAAGACCAGGACCTGCGCCGCGTGGGCAACCGCATAGTTGCCGCTGGCCGTATCGCGGATGGCGACGCCGACCCGTGCAGCTCGCTGGGCAGCTTCGACGTCCGCAATCGTGCCTGTCAGGCCCACCACCTCGGCGTCAAACCGGCCGAGCCACTGCTGCAGCCGCGCAGCCGTATCTCGCTCCGGGTCGGTCGTGACGAAGACGACATCCAGCCGGGCGCGCTCAACGGCTGGCATTCGTCGGATGACCGCGCCGAGATTCTCCATGGTAGCCGGGCAGACATCGGGGCAGTGGGTGTAGCCGAAGAACAGCAGGGTCAGGCGGCCGCGCGTTCGGCTGCCGAAATCGTAGCTGCCGCCGTTCATATCGGTCAGCACGAAATCCGGGCGGGGCACCGGCCTGGGCAGCGGGTGGCCCGAGATGTCCCCCGCGACTTCCGGGATCGGATCGCGGCAGCCGGCCAGGA
Coding sequences within it:
- a CDS encoding SCO family protein, producing MRYALLALALLLAGCRDPIPEVAGDISGHPLPRPVPRPDFVLTDMNGGSYDFGSRTRGRLTLLFFGYTHCPDVCPATMENLGAVIRRMPAVERARLDVVFVTTDPERDTAARLQQWLGRFDAEVVGLTGTIADVEAAQRAARVGVAIRDTASGNYAVAHAAQVLVFSPDDSSHVAYPFGTRQASWAADIPKLLQRWTGS